The nucleotide sequence AAGCATCGTCCGCTTGGAACAATCCCGCCAGAATGACGTCGTCTTCGCCCCGCCCGTCGCTGCGCACACTTTTGACAATCTTCGGTAGCAAGGCCACTTCGCTGGGGGCTTGGCCCAGATCGACGCGAATGTTGACGAGTGAAAACGTCCATGCCTTGTCGACCCCGGGCTCGGCGGTTTGAAACCAAGCGACCAAGGGATCGTAACCCATTTGGTTCTGGGGATCCGCAATCGTGTAGGTCTGGTTGCGATCGACGCGAACGCGAGTGGTATCGAACACAAACGCCAACTGTTCTTGACGCCCGGTCGGACCGTTGGCCTCCCCGAGGACATAGTCATAACGGCGACCAGATTGATTGATATCGTCGACCAACCGTGGGATCAAGTCTCGCTCGATCGCGGCGATTTGTTGCAGAGCTACAATGTCGAACTGGTGTACGATCCGCACGACGTTCTGGCGCACGATGGGATTGCCCAGCTTGGTCGGGCCGAATCCATCCAAAGCCCAAGAGGCGATTCGCAAACTCTTAAAACGCTTAGCGGGTGAAGCGGGGGCAATGTTGCCCGGAGCGACGCCAGCGGCAGACCGACTGGCCAAAGTAAACGGGCTATCGGATGTTGCGGTGGCGGGGGAAGACGCGGCGTTGGATCCATAGCGGTCCGAATCGCTGCTGAATTGCGATTCGCCCGGAAAGCTGGTCAGCTCAGCGTCACCCCACAACTCTTGTTTGGGCGAAACACTGAGCCCATCAAGGCCTTGAATATTGTAGTTTTTGAAAAAATACCAGCCGCCACCGGCAAGTAGCAGTACTACCACAGCGACTTGAATCGGATTGCCACGGGTAGAGTCTTCCATTGCTCGGTAAAGGATCGGTCTCTGGAGGAATGCATGAATTTGAAAGGCGGGTCAAGATTGAGGTGAAAACGCGGTCGCAGGCCCGAAGGTGCCGCGACACCATTCCGCCTCTAACATCATCGATCCCGCGGGGGCGGTTTCATCAAGCCGAGTCGCGAATTCCAACGGTCCGATGCGAAATGCCCTTGCTTGAACAATCCAAGAACTGCATTCGTCACATTCGCTAAGCTTTAACGCCATTTCTGCAGTGCAGCCGAATTTTGAAACGGCTCCATCACTGACACGGCCGCAAACTGGCGTTACGATACTCCCCTGTGGAACATGTGAATTCCCGTGTGCGAAACGTGATTGGGCACACCCCAATCAAGATTGTCCGTTTTTTTGTCCCCATTCTTGCGAGCTGATACGAACCGTGAGCGAATCCATTAACGTCGACGTCCCTACCGTTGGTGAATCGATTAGCGAAGTGCAGATAGGTCAGTGGCTTAAGCAAGAGGGCGACTGGGTCCGAAGCGGTGAAGATCTGGTCGAAATCGAAACGGAAAAGGCATCGGTTCAAATCCCCGCCCCCGCATCGGGCATTCTTGAGAAAATCGTCAAGGCTTCCGAAGCTTTTGCGACGATCGGTGAAACGATCGCTTCGATCCGGCCCAGCGAATCCCCCGAAGGAAATGACGGGGCTCCCGCCTCGGGTGGGGCTGCTCCGGCTGCCACCCCTTCCGCTCCGGCCGCCTCAAACCCCTCGGACGCTGCTGCGACGGCCAGTGGTCAAGCCGCGACGTTTGCGATGCCTGCGGCAAAGCGATTGCTCGAAGAACACGGGCTGTCGGCCAGCCAAGTGCCTGCGTCGGGTCCCGGCGGCCGTTTGCTCAAAGAAGACGTGCTGACGTTCGTTCGCAACCGCGGCAATGCTCCGGCTCCGGCTGCCGCACCTTCGCGTCCAGCGCCCGCCGCAGTGGTACCGGCCAGTCGCCCTACCCCCTCTACCTCGCTGGTCGCCGAATCGTTGCCCAACCGCCGCGAAGAGGTCAAACCGCTCAGCATGTTACGTCGCACGATCGCGGCGCGATTGGTCGAGGCCCAACAGACCGCGGCGTTATTGACGACGTTCAACGAAATCGACATGCAAAATGTCATGTCGATCCGTAGCAAGTACAAAGATGCGTTCGCCGAACGCCATGGCGTCAAACTCGGATTCATGTCCTTCTTTGCCAAAGCCTCGGTCGAAGCCTTGCGGCGTTACCCGTTGGTGAATGCCGAAATCCGCGACGACAATATCGTGATGCGTCATTACCATGATATCGGGGTCGCTATCGGAGGCGGAAAAGGGCTTGTCGTCCCCATTTTGCGAAATGTCGAACGGATGTCGTTCGCCGATGTGGAGCTTGGAATCAGTGAATTCGCACGCCAAGCGGGTGAAAATCGTCTGCAACCTGCTGACCTGATTGGCGGAACCTTTACGATCAGCAACGGGGGCGTCTACGGCTCGCTGTTGAGCACACCGATCGTCAATCCTCCTCAAAGTGGCATTCTCGGACTGCACTCGATCCAAGAGCGTCCCGTCGCGATCGATGGCAACGTCGTGATTCGTCCGATGATGTATATCGCGTTGACCTACGACCATCGCGTGGTCGATGGCCGTGAAGCGGTCGGCTTCCTGAAAACGATCAAGGAAGTGATCGAAGACCCCTCGCGGCTCTTCCTGGAACTGTAACCGCGGCCGCGGAAAACACGGCCATGCCTTCGGTCGCTTTGGTGTTCCCCCAACGCCAAAGCGACTTAAATCCGCGGCGACTTGAATCGGTGACGACTTGAATCGGTGAAGACTCCATGCCGAAAATCCAATTGTGATCGCAGGGCGAACGGTTTAAGACGCGCGATTCGATGGATTCCGGGCCAAAGGCCCCGCAACTTGCCCAGCCTGAGCCCAACGGGGCGAGGTTTTCTTGGCTTGCGCCGCTCCGCTATAAAAGCGACCCGTTTAGCGTCAACGTCGATGGCATTGCCAGCGCAGACCGGGGCGTTGCCTGGCTATGCAAACGCGCAACGGCTAAACGGACGCGGCGGGTTCGGATTCGCTGAAAAAAATTAACGCGAGTTGTGACAATTCGCACACCGTGGCCGCTTGGCTGTGCGTCGGTGCACTCGTTCAGGGTGTACCGCAGGGATCACACTTGTCGCAAATCGGCGACTGGATCAACCCATTCGGGGTTGGCATTGGAGGGGGGGCGTTTTTGGCACATCAAATGCAACGCCGAGTCCAATGCGACGCGGATTTCAATGCGACGTGTCCCACGTAACGTGGACGCCAATGCGACGCCGAGTCCAGTGCAACGTGGACGTTGCCTGTGCGCAATTTCAGTTGGAATCAACGTGTTCACTTGGATTCAACGCGTTCATTTGGATTCATGTGGGAACCGCGACGCGTCTGTAATGAATCCCTGACTCTAGCCAATGAGACTGCATCGTGACCAAGGTTCTTTTCGCCACCGACGGCTCCCCCCAAGCGACAAGTTCTCTCGAATTTCTGCGTCGT is from Novipirellula galeiformis and encodes:
- a CDS encoding deoxyribonuclease I; the protein is MEDSTRGNPIQVAVVVLLLAGGGWYFFKNYNIQGLDGLSVSPKQELWGDAELTSFPGESQFSSDSDRYGSNAASSPATATSDSPFTLASRSAAGVAPGNIAPASPAKRFKSLRIASWALDGFGPTKLGNPIVRQNVVRIVHQFDIVALQQIAAIERDLIPRLVDDINQSGRRYDYVLGEANGPTGRQEQLAFVFDTTRVRVDRNQTYTIADPQNQMGYDPLVAWFQTAEPGVDKAWTFSLVNIRVDLGQAPSEVALLPKIVKSVRSDGRGEDDVILAGLFQADDAYLVPTLAADKVAAAVRSVPTDIFGRYQTSNILMDTTSCSEYLGRGGALDFLRVYNMSLAEAEVVTSHLPVYAEFTATEGGRL
- the odhB gene encoding 2-oxoglutarate dehydrogenase complex dihydrolipoyllysine-residue succinyltransferase, which translates into the protein MSESINVDVPTVGESISEVQIGQWLKQEGDWVRSGEDLVEIETEKASVQIPAPASGILEKIVKASEAFATIGETIASIRPSESPEGNDGAPASGGAAPAATPSAPAASNPSDAAATASGQAATFAMPAAKRLLEEHGLSASQVPASGPGGRLLKEDVLTFVRNRGNAPAPAAAPSRPAPAAVVPASRPTPSTSLVAESLPNRREEVKPLSMLRRTIAARLVEAQQTAALLTTFNEIDMQNVMSIRSKYKDAFAERHGVKLGFMSFFAKASVEALRRYPLVNAEIRDDNIVMRHYHDIGVAIGGGKGLVVPILRNVERMSFADVELGISEFARQAGENRLQPADLIGGTFTISNGGVYGSLLSTPIVNPPQSGILGLHSIQERPVAIDGNVVIRPMMYIALTYDHRVVDGREAVGFLKTIKEVIEDPSRLFLEL